From the genome of Clavelina lepadiformis chromosome 2, kaClaLepa1.1, whole genome shotgun sequence:
cagtttggattttaggaatagcctactgacattctgtaatacaaaaatgcctaagcaagctaaattgtcttcagcaaaagttagacagatttgtcgagatttttctgatgaatttaatgcaactcccgggggtgatttaaggtgcaatttttgcgaggttatagtgaagtacgataaaaagtattttgttgaaagccacaggaaaagtaaacgccatcaagctggattggagcaacaacaagcattccctgtttaatttgctgtttattagaatttaccatgcggagacaatcgaggcaaagtgcccttttcacaagataacacaagctacctaaatctatcgccaaaaaacacgacgcactttttataatccataaaacaccttgacttttcgacgaaatattacgtttgggtctgaaattgacaaaatattatgtttgggtaactggaggaagaactgtggcctctacaaaaaggcaatttcgttaggtcaaaataaagtcaaaatttgataaaaagtcaaaaaaattttttttaggtcaaaataaaaatggccctattCATCACTCTAACCGAGTTGCCCATTGTGCAAGTTCTGATTGACAcatatttttagatttttatgttGTATTGATCATATTTAGAACTGTTCATCAGGCCCACTGAACAGCTGCAAGTTTTGTTCATACTTTGCTCAAGAGTATTGCAAATGCAACGGTAACACAACTGAAAATTGACCCCTGGCTGCATATTTAAAGTCCAGACTGATTAACTGCTGCTCTACTATGAATTTATTTATGCATATGATACAAAGttagtttattatttttatagggTTGGCTCGTTCTCAAAGATTTTTTCCCTACAAAGAAGTTGGATGAAGCAAGAAAGGCTGTTGATGTCTTAGTAGATGAACTAGCAAATAAGCTTTACAAAGCTGGAAAAATTTCAAGTATTATTAGTCATTTAACATAAATGTTATCTTACAAATGTGTATTATTCACACATAGTGAAAgtggatatttttattttattcatagaaagtttttaggaaaattttttataccACTTACATCACAGTTCCCTTGAGACAGGCCATCATAATTTTGAAagtgtttgcaaaattgaagTGGCTTTCTGTGAGACAACTGAGACGTTTTtctaaagcagtggttcttaaactggggggcgtgtaagATTCacaaggggggcgcgagagatgacaaatgtgcattatcttctataTTCTTCACtaaagatgtgcattatcttctacaaagcctcgaattaaacgtttggtttcccaaaacaactacatccgttacattaatgaaagttaattggaaataaattgttgttttgtttaatgttattttttattttgcaatgaggtggggcgCGGATCTTTTAGGTACCATCAAGGGGGGCGGGTGTCAAAAGTTGAAGAACCCCTGTTCTAAAGGTTTCACCAAAAATAATGAGATAATATGTTTATGATGAACAGTGTCCTGCAAACTTTGCCAAACATCCAAAATAGTGAAAAACCTGAAAAGTCTACCACAATGTTATGGCACTTCACTAAATGCTTCTAAGATGACTTGCAAAACAAGTCACAAATTTACCACAGTGATGAGTTCATCAACAACAACATCAACAAATTCGAGATATTGTGATGTTGAATTTGCGCTATGCACCTATATACAAAACAGGCTTTGTCCTAGTACCAAGTAGTTGCTATTAACACAACTAAAACAGTAAATCTCATAActtgtttatttgtaaaaaaaaaaagcAATAACTAGTTTCAGACATGACCAGATAACTTAattaccgtaaaacctctatttgagCGCCACCTCTATttgaacgccacctctaatagaacgccacttttaaagaagggttgaaaaatagagcgcctccctctaattgaacgtcacctctaatagaacaccacttttagcggcggaattgtattagcaggtattgtattaattgtatttaaagaagggttgaaaaatagagcgccaacctctaattgaacgtcacctctaatagaacgccacttttaaacaagagttgaaaaatagagcgccatggcggtgaaatagaggttttacggtatatATTTTTCATACAGTAAGAAAGACATgccattttgaaattttttttttattaaggAATGGGTttgattattttataattgtaaGCAAAACTTCTATTATTTTGCTGTTATGGTCATTTTTACAGTGTTTACACTGAGTCTAATACTCCACATAATGAGCCTTATCAAACTCCTTTAACTGAAAAAATAGCTTCTGGTTTACATTAAATGACGCATAATTGCGATTTACAAGACAAGTTTTGACAAATACTCGGTGGCTATTGTGGACTTTATcttatacagtagaattcgctTAGTAGAGCATTCGTTTATATAGCAAACTGCTTATTAAAGCAGTTTTGGCTTAAACACAATGTCAGTTGTTTTCCTGTTACAAATTCACTGGTTATCATAGCATGTGGagttttttataatttgaaAACTAAAGCAATGTGATGCATTTGAGGAAGAGACTGCTTGCTTTtccttaatatttttcaaaacattgtGATGCGTCAATGATTAGATTGACTCCGCAACATGTTTAGAAGAATGTAGTTGGTTTTAGCTTACTTCTATGTCCTAAACGAAAAACTTCAAAGGGTAGCTACAGCATATATCAAGTGATGTATAACCCTTGTCTACATTAATTTACGGAAATATCCTGGTTAAGTACGCAAGAACTTATCATAGATTCAACTTTTTCAGAAGTTTATTGAAACTTACAGTAAATGAAACATATCatcaaaaaagttaaaccaGCTGCTTTATACTAAAGTTCacaattcatttaaaaaaatatcatttattGTCAGCTGATGCATTTTTGCACATATTATTTACAGATTGCGTTTGtgatatttacaaaaaaagttaGACTAACTTCAGTTAAGGCATCCATCAGTGTTGTGTGGTTACTGATTACTGCCTTCAGTttttatcatatatatatagtacAGTACATAATAATACGCCTACCGGTACTCTACTATTTACAAAACCGTAAGCTAAGTTTACATAAACTGCTCAGGTTCACGTGAACTTAATGGGATCTAACTGTAGTTATCTATATATTGTTTAACTATGGCTTAAACTGAGCTGCTGCTAAGTTACAACTGTTTTTGTCAGATAAACATGAAGATAAAGACTTTTTCAATCGTCTGACATATCTTGAAGGTGAATTCAAAGGAACTGCTGTACTTTTGCATAAGCAGGGAATACTCCcaaattcatttcaaaatttgtggGCTGATGAAAAGATGTTAAATGTTGTAGAGCAAATAATTGGTCCAGAGATTGCAGGTCACCCTGTTTGGAATCTTAGAACAAAGGTGAAGTTTTTAGCACGGTGGAATATCTTCTCATTTTACAATCATTTCATCTTTTACAGAGTTGGTTTACTGCAGTGGCGTCTCCAAACctttttctgacaaaaaacttctttgcgatgttgtttaaattgttaaatgttgcgaatcattgttttttgtttttgcatacTTTTAAAACTCATTCTTGCTGGGCTTGTATTGATAAATTGAATTGTATAATAAGCTTACCTATAACACttaatcaataattaatttacagACACCACATAATGAACAAACTACTGTGCCATGGCACCAAGGTGAGTATAAAGTCAACAGTATCAGCTAGGGGTTTACACTatctttaaaaacatttacaaatattgtGGCTTATTTATTTGGTCACTTGCATAATTAGTGTATTATAATCTTTGCATAGGTTTTGTTTACAGTAACCTAATAATTCCTGGTCAAAAATGGaattcttttttgttatttgcttaCATAAGTACAGTTAAGCCTCgctaatccggaccactttgtttcatcataaaatTTCGGTTTAGCGCGGTATCcggattaattaattatcggaAAGCGAAATATCATTCAATCTTGTAAATatagcaccgtgttcaaaaagctgtatgcaccttactccaattcaaaCTATGCGTAGGAGTTAGAGtgaaactgcaacattattatgcgtagTTTATCGGCTATTGTGTTCGTCAACAAACTACTGTATCGTGAATCAATTCTCTTCACTCTTAATAATCGGAgtttattgctatttatttcgcacatttgttccaaaacttttgtgttgCAGTCGGACAGCTGGGTTTctggattaaaggggtaaaatgcgcAGGAAAAactccgttcccggcagttttgtgtcagATAACgaggattccggttgttcggggtccatattaacgaggtctcactgtaatAGCGTTCAAAATCTATATCATAATCATAACGTCCGGTTTTTGTTGACCAGACAATGCATACCTTGCACCGTGCAGTTTGGAAACATTGCAGCTCACAGCTTGGATACCACTGGTGGATGCTAACATGGTTAATGGTTGCATGCAGGTATGGTAAGCTCATTCTTTTGTGAggaataattaatcatttgaTGATAAaggtatattttgttttaaaggtTGCGTCTGGTGGCCACAGGAAAGGAATAACTGCAAAACACACTTGTTGTGCTGGAGGAACATGGTATGTTCAGTTGGAGGAGCAGGACATGGTAAAAGAACTTGGAGTGGATTTGTTGAAAGATGTTACCACCTGTGAAGTGCCATATGGAGGTGTTCTATTGATGAACAATGCTATACCACATCAAAGGTAATTTCTACAGCTACAATGTATTTTGGCTTATCTTTTGTGCAGAAGCAAAAGCTTTCATTATCCTTATAAAGCTAACCTGCTTGGGTTTATGAATGCTGTTAAAAAAAGTTCTATATCACCAAAGGGttttttttcaacacttatattttgcatttttgcctTGTGCCAAACATAGTTTTTTCCAGAACAAGCCTTAGGTTTAAAGATAAGTAATGCTAAGCATGCATTCAAGAAAGGAAGACTATTTTATTACCGTTACTGATGTAGTTAATGTTTAGCTTGGAAAACCGTTCAGAAATTATTCGATGGAGCTTGGATTTGCGATGGCAACGTCCTGATAAAGACAATGGTTTTTATGGCCTAAAAAAGTctgttttaatgaaaacaagtAAAAATCCAAACTATAAGATTGATTGGTCAGAAATGGCTGGAATGAACAGAACCAAAAAACAAATGGATGCTTCAGTAAGACAATCTTtaaagtttgaacattagTCTTTAACAAAAGTATGTTTCAAAGCATGACAAAAACCAGTTAGATATATCTTAACTGACATTCTACAATCATAGGGTGAAGACAATGATGAATTTTCGACAGAAATATCTGGACCATGGATGCAACGATGGGAAATAGTGCATCACAATCGTCACACTGAAACTGTGAAACCTGACAAAAGCACTTGGCATAAAGcataaatagttttaaatacttttcCAGTATTGTGTAAATTATCGCAGCAATTACtaacctgtttaatttttgtgaTGTTACATGTGGGGAGTATTGTCTATACACGTGGATAAACTAGTTCTGGAAAAGTTTTTGGCTAAGAAGAATGTTATTGCctgttttatgaaaatatgtttgcagTGACTAAATATGGAAAAAAGAATTCTTAATCCATGATCACAAAGAAATTTATTGCTCTGACTATCATGTTGAGGCTTGAACAagttatttatttggtaaattttgtaattaaccATGACATACTTCGCTgatacaaaaaatttcaccCCAATTCCTGAGAATAAATACATAGTACTTTTACCTACTGTCCACAGCTAAAACAAATTAGACTAAATTTCTAGGACGAGTCACACCACAAGTGTGGCcgtttgaatatttttaagttCACTTTTAAAGCAATAGACATGAACAATTCTTTCCTGTTATGTTACTTGATGTGGATGCTACTTTGTGGTTGGCTTGCTTGATAATTAAGGTCTTGTCTGTACTCTTTTTTTCAGCAATTGCGTAATGCTTTATTGCCACAACCAAGTTATGTTTTCATATATCCCCGTTTTTTTGCGCTTTTTTTCTATTGAGGTATTGTGTAATGTAATGTTGCTGTTTCGTACAATTTGCCAGTAAAACGGGTGAGAAACTTGGTTCAATCTTTTGTAATGATATATACTGtaatgtaaaaatgtttttgttgaaaattgttatttCGATTTCAAATTTCATCATGTGTAGATGAAGCTTAGGTTCCTATGTTGGTTTTAAAgttcatttgtagaaatatGTGATGAAGCTCATTGCTTGAATTCTATATTACCACTGAAATTGCTGTAAGTCAAGATATTGTATGTTTGTCAGTTGCAGATTTGTTTTTAGTAAGGTTGTCACCTTTTTAGAAGCTTCATTGAATTCTATGAGATTGTAGTGTTTTGGTATTATCAGTGCAATAATGATATTATAATTGTAGCAAGATGTATCCTAAATTGTGATGAGTATTGCTTTTTTACTTAAACTGCATTAGGACTGCACAGGAACATTATCAGATTACTTAAACGGCAGAAAAACGAAAAAGCTATGAGAGCGACAAAAATTTGTGTGATTCAGTTACATTAACCACCTAGCCTGATCTTGGCATGCTGTAGGATCATTTGGGTGTGGACACGCCACCAACACTGGCAAAGTTTTCAGTGTAATTTTAAAACCTGAAATCATGTATCATTAAAAATACTGCTGTAGAACCTCATGTTCATTACAGCTGTTCACAATCTTTTCCTGGTCACTGACCGATCAAATATTTCGTTGGATCGTGATAGGCGTTTTATGAGGGTGCCTCCAAAATATACCAGTTGGCTTGGACCGCCTGGACTGGAATATTgaattaaaactttgttgaaaccGTGTATTTAGTTAGGTGattctacagtattttaaacatattttttgaaacaatgcTGCAAATAAAGCACACATTTTCACATTGATATTAATAGGCTTACACGTCGAGCTATCTTGGTTTTGTATCGTTGTCCAAGATGGCACTCTTATTCTAAAAAAGCGGTCGGTGGACGGTTTTCACTCGTGTCACGAAGTTTTCACACGTCAAAGATTAAACACGATACTCTTACCgaatacaagaaaaataaataaaatatgtaatCACCAAACAAACATAGATCATGTACGGTCACACGCAATAAGTGTACTAGGCTATATTGCATTAGGCTAATAGTAAATCTTTAATATTAAGATTATTTCTAAACGTTGAATATGTTGACATTGTAGCGCGTGCTTCTTAAGCTGTTTGCGAAACTAATGGTGCACCATAGTCGATTGGACACAGTGGCATAGCCACATAACTTGCCGCCCCTGGATTTCGATAAATATGCCGCCTTCTTAAGTCTAGTATTGGCCTACATTACCTCTGTAGAACAGCATCACTACAATGATATTGTTTTGAAGGGACATGAATTCGAATATCACGTTTTGTATCATCGGAGTGAAAGGATCTTACAACCGTGTTTTAGTCACTTGGACCGCAACACGACAAACGACATCAAGAAGGAAATAATATAATCCACGATTAATTTTACTAACCATTGACTATAGTTGCCTATATGTATGATTACGTTaggcagtgtttctcaaccagGGTGCCATTTACGTGTCGAAAGTTATTGCCCACTAAACACTAGTCCAGAAAAACGGTtgcgaaaattatttttatttaatccaaaaactttttggtttgacTATGGGTGCCGCCaaatcttttggttgtttgcaggTTGCCGTAAGctgaaaaaggttgagaaccactgttaGGGGATAGGGGGCCGGGGgctcaaaaatttttaaaagtgagtTTTATAACTGCCCTGTTTGTCCACATTGCTCAACATGCGCAAAACAATTAGGCTATGTTTCTCTCCTCAAAATtgctttataactttttggaataaagtgtttaataagttataaaaagATAGCCTATATTGAATGTAAAATGTAAAGTAAGAGTACCGGATAGGCTACTGTATGATTTCTACGGTGTAATGTGATGCTTTTTAAGTTTAGCCTCCCTCTCGGAACCTGCCAGCCACGGATAAATCCAGAATATCCAGATGGCTGCTACGCCACTGATCCATTATGGTCGATGCAAGTTCGTTTATTATCTCCTAATCAGGTTGTGCTTCACCATATGTAGGAATACCATTTGTCATTTATCAACAATCATAATTTTGCAGTGCTTGCCCGCTTGTTTAGTGGTTATTTGTTGATTTACGTGATGATGATGTAACAAGATCCATAATCAcgtaaaacaaaatcatttgcCTATTAAACATCAATGTGAAAATTTGTGCTTTGTTTGGagtaaattttaagaaatatttttaaaatgctgtAGAATTACCTATCTAAATTCACGCCTTACCCCCTGGAAAAATGTGTCAAGCATTGTTTCCAACTGACGATTTTGTGAGCATATTTACacgtataaaaataaatacagcAGTTCGGCTAATAGCGTTAACAAATTTTCCGTGTACATCCAAGCTATGGCAGTGGAACAACTTTAGCATCCGAGATGATCCCGCACCAAccatgcaaataaaattttaaaaagaagagatcacaaaaacttttctaAGTAATTCGGAAAACAATAACATTCTCCGAAGTTCTCCACTTTCTACTTGTCGCGAGCAATGAAAATTTCTCAAATTAGTCTACAGGCCTACGTGTGAAAGCAGTTAAGAACTCAGTTAAAAAAAGCTATACTCTCCTTCAAAGTCGTAAAAACTtcattgaaaaatacaaaggtttaataaattaaataaatgtttcgCCAGAACAAAACTAACTTTGAAGCCATCCGTTACAATTCTTCGGCATCAACAAGGAGCTGGGCGAATCTCATCAACTACTGCACATTCTTGTTCCCACGCTAATCAAGATTTTTCTTCAGATTCCgtcattaaatttttgacCACTTTTTTTGCTGATGCGTATTCTTTTGCATACGTCCGACGAAACAAGCTAACTGCTTATAAGTTAAAACCTTTTTACTCAAGTAAAACACTTACGGTTCCATCGACTGAGTGcacaaattcatttttatatattgtttccacatttgtaaaagctttGATGTGTTGCATCTCGTGTTTACAAGAAACACACTGCGGCTCAGATAACAACCGACCCATGATCCACGGAATTACTCTCGTTATTGAACACCCTCATAGAAAGTATGGTAGgccaaagagatttaaacatgTGCTTAAATCTCTTTGGGTAGGCATACGTCCGTGATATTGCTGAATCTGGGTTTATTAATTATGCAACCAAGATCATTCGCTAATGACAATGGCCATGAACTTTTTGATAGTTGAACTCAGTGGAGTATGGATACGGTCTGTCTGTGCACAAACTACCGCGAAGTCCATTTCTGATACCAACACTGCAAGCTACCAAACTATATGTAGTTATTGGAGATTTCAATAGTCGCAGTGTACCGGTACCATGGGGCCATGATTAAACAAACTGTTATCAAAACTACCAAACAAAACTAAACGTCGTTCACACCTTGCTCAAGGAAATTACAATGGTAACGCAACTAGAAATCGAATCTGGTTCGTTTTTGGCCTTTGGTAGTTTAACCTTGGTCTAACATGCACTTAGATCAAAgtaaaatcgtttttttttgaaatcctAAGACGCGTTAGTACGCTCAAAGTTTCtctgaattaaatttttaacatccTCTGGTTTGAATGGTTTCTTAACATGTCAATGTCAGCACAAAGCTTTATTTCTGGAAATCGCTTTGTAGCCTATAGCTTTATAGGCCTATCATGGTATAAATATCTGTTTAGGCATAAACTATTCGCACATTTGTACCTAATAAAATCGTGTGGAAATGTCTTTTAAGCATAATAAAATTCATGTAATTTTTGGAAAAGTCTGCAATgttaaacgttttttgttcattaattGACACTTTTGGTTGTGGGTTAAAAATTATGTCGTGATATACTACAATTGCGTCTACATGCACGTTGACACGACAGACCCGCCCGCTATAACATACTgcttgtccttattttgaaccCTGCAACTTATAGCGCATTGTGCATGAGGGGCGTGGTTTGCTTCTTTTGCCTCTTTCTATctcgtttttctcttttaactCCTCGGTGTGCATTACATTCTCTGAATCCCTGCCGAAGTCACTTGGAGAGAAAGATACCAAATTAAATCCAGGCGTTTGCAGTTTAAACCGTATTTTGTATCTATCGTTTATTTCTTATCATTTTAAGCAAGGTATTGTTGTTTCAAAGTAATGAAATATATTATTTCGTTCATAGTTGAGTCTATGGGATTATCAgaaacacatttttatttattctacCGTGAAAATGAATACTCCTGAACAAGTACAGttcacagtacacctgaagaagcaagcttatgcttgcgaaagaaATTTGTGTCTGTGTGTCTTTGAAATTACCAAGTCGGCGCTTATTACAGagcaccccattcgtctactttccgcccattcaaatggtccagagtacgggaattttttcccattccaatggttgaaagtatgcctttcttaccctagaggcctagagtaagatatatgcatttggaatggggagaaaTTTACTTCGACAGaagtatggtttgtgaaccccattcgtctatttttccgcccattaaaatagACCTGAtttcagcaatggggtttcccacaaaccatatttctgccgaagtaaacatctccccattccaaatgcatatatcttactctaggagtctagggtaagaaaggcatacttcctgccattcAAATGGGAAAATGTTACCGCATTTTCACCCATTTTAATGCGCGAaaagcagacgaatcgggtgcACAGTACTATACATATTCTCACCACatgataaaaataatgaatCAGTTTATGGTTAGGTTATCAGCTGGTTGACTCGtgtcaaaaaaaataaagttaaccttaagagtgccaaactatatcctgtttcttattttactttaaaatttggttaacacggttcagacaacatatATGTGTATTACTATTGCCTACAGTTGCAATAAATGGCCGTttaattactttaatttttttttggattttttgaattgaatgaatgaattttgGATTTATTAACCGGTtatttttcaatgtaaaaATTCCATCCCAAAGCAAATTGGCTTTAATACATGGATGGATTTATTAAGCGGATTCTACTGTACCAAGAAAAAGTGAACGAATGATAAAATTGCCAGCCTACCAAACATTTTACAGCCTGGACTGTATCACGTGTGGAATGTGTGGATGAGATTTTTGTGACACTAAAAAGTGCAAACCGTCatcaaaaaggtttaaaagcGCTGGTTTAGAGTACAAAATAGTATGTACAGAACTTAGTTGACATTATACTGAATGTTTATGACTTCATCCAAATGTTAACAATCTCATCCTCTCATCTTCTTTTTGGTTTCCCTTAGATTATTTTGCTTGCGTTATCACAAGTCACCCTTTGCCGGATTTGTGTGTGAATGGCTCACATTCTATAGTTTTTAGCAGGATATAATTTTTGCCATTAAAACCACGACTCTGGTTAACGTTGAATAAATGTATTCACATGCACGTCTTTGTTTATGTGCATGTGGTATTATGTTATCTGCATATGCGTACTATGTCGAGATAAAAAAAGCTGGAAATGAAGATTATGAAGCTTTATGTGATGTCAATGACTATATAAGTTGCTCTACTGTATTCACATCAGAGTGAGTATTAAATTTAAGTGATTTCATTATAAATCATACCAttataaatttacaaaatttctgGTAAACCATATTTAGaagtttaaatgttttttattttaaagttaatcAAATAAGCAAGTACCAAATTGGTAAATCACATATCTAATCTGTTAGAGGTTTTTACACGAATGACTGATATGCATGTTTATCTAGTGGCATCAGCAACAGAGTAATATCAGCATGTACTTGCAATCCTGCATATTATAATAATGTGATATGTTGAATGTTAGAATTTAAGAATTCATGAATGTCGGTTGTTATGCAAGTATTTTCTCTCTAAGTACgtttgttttcagtttcaCCTATTTCCGTCTGATTCTAACTTGCTGATTTTTGATCTAGCGAAAAAGTATGtttgaatataaaagtatagcatCATGTGTTAGAGTTGAATGCTTATTAAAGGCATATATAATCACCATAAAATCATTGTTTGACATAAAATCATTTATTCCATACATAGGCATTaagtttgtaaataaatgGACTTGGCCAGATGACATCATATTTAAAAATGCATTGCTTTGAAAACTTACCACATGCTTATTGCTGCATTCAAAGATTCTATGTTGCTGCCATCATTGTATAAAAGGGTGTTGCGAAAAATGTAGTCCTATTAATGTATTCATGTTCATGCATTTCATTCTTGTTCGTTCATTCATGTATTAATTAATGTAGTCCACACAGCTAAGCGATATTCACCATAAACATAACCATAAGCCCatagctgaacatttcaaTTTACTAGGTCACCTCTATAATGGCATTAATGGTGGCCTTCACAGAGATGCCAATTTTATGCGactttataaataaacatttgtttattgatttaaATACAGTATACTATAGCTTTATTTATTCAATTTATTAACTGGTTATACTTTGCAGCAGTT
Proteins encoded in this window:
- the LOC143445823 gene encoding uncharacterized protein LOC143445823, which encodes MEGKRKLEEESENVKKTNKHAKAEDKENVEQKPMPDVYVVAPPQPHVKKVGQLTSEQLKHYFDKGWLVLKDFFPTKKLDEARKAVDVLVDELANKLYKAGKISNKHEDKDFFNRLTYLEGEFKGTAVLLHKQGILPNSFQNLWADEKMLNVVEQIIGPEIAGHPVWNLRTKTPHNEQTTVPWHQDNAYLAPCSLETLQLTAWIPLVDANMVNGCMQVASGGHRKGITAKHTCCAGGTWYVQLEEQDMVKELGVDLLKDVTTCEVPYGGVLLMNNAIPHQSLENRSEIIRWSLDLRWQRPDKDNGFYGLKKSVLMKTSKNPNYKIDWSEMAGMNRTKKQMDASGEDNDEFSTEISGPWMQRWEIVHHNRHTETVKPDKSTWHKA